The following are from one region of the Entelurus aequoreus isolate RoL-2023_Sb linkage group LG17, RoL_Eaeq_v1.1, whole genome shotgun sequence genome:
- the LOC133632077 gene encoding zinc finger protein 568-like, protein MAAADEAFGPFEGTIVSYDGELSRTREKERHQLEAVSKTQIGLHVQEVQQLIGRQEESAHQSEGGRSTVTQQHPQPPHIKEEDEELWITREGECLLGPEETDLTNLQLNVVSVKPEDDGDKPTESFQLHHSPNVHKLIGHPEVCSLQPQGGSAILKQEDPQPPHFKAEEDELWITQEEESILEPLTVVSVKAEDHEDEPQADNLLAPLSDSEDTTSNSSQDEEQDDAEEPLSSDTGYEGDMRTHTDIKHSESAKKRTCFTCPVCGELFSYKNDLSQHMRTHPEEKLFSCSICCKRFSRKSVLTTHRKTHLAVKPFSCSVCGKGFTQKAVMISHKRTHTGEKPFKCSVCGKRFSRRSGVVSHMRTHTGEKPFICSVCGDSFSRKRNVTQHMRTHTGERPFSCSVCGKKFTQKSNMVAHVRIHTGEKPFLCSLCDERFVDKVTLIAHKRVHTGEKPFNCSVCGKSYSYRRDLTAHVRTHTGERTLSCTVCGKSYFYKRSLTAHMQTHHFNNILKDLSAERLMAAADQIFGLFERTIASYAGELSRTGDEKERQQLEAVDTTQTVQHNVQQLIGRQEERPSEPTLKQEDPQPPDVKEEEEEIRITRESEGECLLGPEEADLGELPLTVVCVKTENYDDKSVADNLFAPLSDSDDTTSHSPEDEDRDDTQKALSSDSDMTTHTDNKQTKGSKKKTGKKRFTCSVCAKSFTAKRDLTGHMRTHTEENPYSCSICGKGFSQRSSITTHMKTHLAEKPFSCSVCGKGFTQKAHVESHKRTHTGEKPFKCSVCDKRFAHSSTMASHLRTHTGEKPFSCSVCGKTFNQKPHMLTHMKMHTGEKPFSCSVCGKRFYHHSSMVSHMTTHTGDKPYICSVCGDSFARKSNVTQHMKMHVGEKPFSCSVCGQLFSKKTNMLSHMRTHTGEKPFSCSVCGKGFSKKTNMLAHMRIHTGEKPFVCVICSESFAEKVSLIAHKRTHTGEKAFKCSVCGNSYSYKKTLKAHMRTHSEYRCISIN, encoded by the exons ATGGCGGCAGCTGATGAAGCATTTGGGCCATTCGAAGGAACGATAGTGTCGTATGACGGCGAACTTTCTCGAACAAGAGAGAAGGAGCGACATCAACTGGAAGCTGTTAGCAAGACTCAAATTGGGCTACACGTTCAAG AggtccagcagctgattggtcgTCAAGAGGAAAGTGCTCATCAGTCGGAGGGGGGGCGATCCACTGTGACGCAACAGCATCCACAGCCCccgcacattaaagaggaagacgaGGAACTATGGATCACTCGGGAGGGCGAGTGTCTTCTAGGGCCGGAGGAAACCGATCTCACCAACTTGCAACTgaatgttgtctctgtgaagcctGAAGATGATGGAGACAAACCAACTGAGTCCTttcagcttcatcacagtccaa atgtCCACAAGCTGATTGGTCATCCAGAAGTCTGTTCCCTTCAGCCGCAAGGTGGGAGCGCCATTTTGAagcaggaggatccacagccccctcACTTTAAAGCGGAAGAGGATgaactctggatcactcaggaggaagaAAGTATTTTAgaaccactgactgttgtctctgtgaaggcTGAAGACCATGAAGACGAACCACAAGCGGACAACCTCTTAGCACCACTATCAGACAGTGAAGACACAACGTCTAACTCTTCCCAAGATGAAGAACAGGACGACGccgaagaacctttgagcagcgatacaggatatgaaggtgatatgaggactcacacggACATCAAACACTCTGAAAGTGCTAAAAAGAGGACCTGCTTCACCTGCCCGGTTTGTGGCGAATTGTTTTCTTATAAGAACGATTtgtctcaacacatgagaacccaTCCGGAAGAAAAACTTTTTAGTTGCTCAATATGTTGTAAAAGATTCTCTCGAAAGTCAGTGCTTACAACACATAGAAAAACACACTTGGCAGTAAAAccttttagttgttcagtttgtggcaaaggaTTCACTCAAAAGGCAGTAATGATATCGCACAAaagaacacacaccggagaaaaacccttCAAATGCTCCGTTTGCGGTAAAAGGTTCTCTCGCCGTTCAGGTGTGGTGTCGCACATGAGgacgcacacgggagaaaaaccttttatttgCTCCGTTTGCGGCGACAGTTTTTCCCGAAAGCGCAACgtcactcaacacatgagaacgcacaccggaGAACGAccttttagttgttcagtttgcgggAAAAAATTCACTCAAAAGTCCAACATGGTGGCGCACGTGAGaatacacacgggagaaaaaccttttcttTGCTCACTTTGCGACGAACGTTTTGTCGATAAGGTGACGTTGATTGCCCACAAAAGAGTACACACGGGCGAGAAACCATTTAAttgctcagtttgtggtaaaagttacTCCTATCGGAGAGATCTGACGGCGCATGTGCGGACACACACGGGAGAAAGAACGTTGAGTTgtacagtttgtggtaaaagttatTTTTATAAGAGGAGTCTGACAGCACACATGCAGACACACCACT TTAATAACATACTGAAAGATTTGTCGGCTGAGCGACTAATGGCGGCAGCTGATCAAATATTCGGGCTGTTTGAAAGAACGATCGCGTCGTACGCGGGGGAACTTTCTCGAACAGGGGacgagaaggagcgacaacaacTGGAGGCTGTTGACACGACTCAAACTGTGCAACACA AtgtccagcagctgattggtcgTCAAGAAGAACGTCCCTCCGAgcccactttgaagcaggaagaTCCTCAGCCCCCTGACGttaaagaggaggaggaagaaataCGGATCACCCGGGAAtcggagggagagtgtcttcttggACCGGAGGAGGCTGATCTCGGAGAGTTGCCGCTGACTGTCGTCTGTGTGAAGACTGAAAACTATGACGACAAATCAGTAGCAGACAACCTATttgctccactatcagatagtgacgatacaacgtcacactctcctgaggATGAAGACAGGGACGACACCCAAAAAGCTTTGAGCAGTGACAGTGACATGacgactcacactgacaacaaacagacTAAAGGCTCTAAAAAGAAGACGGGCAAAAAACGTTTtacctgctcagtttgtgctaaaagcttCACGGCTAAGAGGGATTtgactggacacatgagaacacacacagaagaAAACCCTTATAGTTGCTCAATATGTGGCAAAGGGTTCTCGCAAAGGTCAAGTATCAccacacacatgaaaacacacttggcggaaaaacctttcagttgttcagtttgcggtaaagGATTTACTCAAAAGGCACACGTGGAATCACACAAAAGAACGCACACGGGTGAAAAGCCCTTTAAATGCTCAGTTTGCGATAAAAGATTCGCTCACAGTTCCACTATGGCGTCCcacctgagaacacacacaggagaaaagccTTTCAGTTGCTCCGTCTGTGGCAAAACATTTAATCAAAAGCCCCacatgctcacacacatgaaaatgcacactggagaaaagCCATTTAGTTGCTCAGTTTGCGGTAAAAGATTCTATCACCATTCCAGTATGGTGTCACATATGACCACGCACACCGGAGACAAACCTTACATTTGCTCAGTCTGTGGTGACAGCTTTGCTCGAAAAAGCAACGTCACGCAACACATGAAAATGCACGTGggcgaaaaacctttcagttgctcCGTTTGTGGCCAGCTGTTCTCTAAAAAGACAAATATGCTgtcgcacatgagaacacacaccggagaaaagccctttagttgttcagtttgtggtaagggCTTCTCCAAAAAGACGAACATGCtcgcacacatgagaatacacacgggagaaaaaccctttGTTTGCGTCATTTGCAGTGAAAGCTTTGCGGAAAAAGTCTCTTTGATTGCGCACaaaagaacacacacaggagaaaaagccTTTAAATGCTCGGTTTGTGGCAACAGCTATTCTTATAAGAAGACACTGAAAGCGCACATGCGGACACACAGCGAGTATCGGTGCATATCCATCAATtag